A portion of the Rhodopirellula bahusiensis genome contains these proteins:
- a CDS encoding cytochrome C oxidase subunit IV family protein, protein MSDHGHSATTDAHAHDGHAEGDFAHPLPLPMLFGVFGALVFLTIVTVAQSNFDLGSFDIAVVMFIATIKAVLVGLFFMHLAFDKPFNLIVFLSSFVFVALFVIITLSDANMNSGSFENNIDEAPATVAVEM, encoded by the coding sequence ATGTCTGACCACGGACATTCCGCTACCACCGACGCTCACGCTCATGATGGCCACGCCGAGGGCGATTTCGCTCACCCTTTGCCGTTGCCGATGTTGTTTGGTGTGTTCGGTGCCTTGGTGTTTTTGACCATCGTCACCGTCGCTCAATCCAATTTTGACTTGGGTAGTTTCGATATCGCTGTCGTGATGTTCATCGCGACGATCAAAGCGGTTTTGGTCGGTTTGTTCTTCATGCACCTGGCGTTTGACAAACCATTCAACCTGATTGTGTTTCTCTCGTCGTTCGTCTTCGTGGCGTTGTTTGTGATCATCACGCTGAGCGATGCGAACATGAATTCGGGCTCGTTTGAGAACAACATCGATGAGGCTCCCGCGACGGTTGCGGTGGAGATGTAG
- a CDS encoding cytochrome c oxidase subunit 3, translated as MATIDSVSSSTDAHADDSHGHDHDHPSWLAHHFETPEQQFDSGKLGIWLFLVTEILFFSGMFCAYAIFRMLRPDVFVGCSEFLNTKLGAINTGVLLFSSLTMAWAVRCSQTEEHKKLVALIATTLSCAMVFLGVKSIEYSHKWGMGLLPPGSYFYSAANEHPTANQLVEQHGFSESMAYFLTHSLYFLCAPFAVIAAGVFVWLVISKLTGKDFQYACAKPLLVVALSFFGGVGLGTLLESGGEHHDGEHVAAAGDHADGAHGEEHAEHAGEDHDETDHSHVVAAGDHSAESESAMVETPLGDDYAAVKLLAENETNTGLKDLVVAEQTQQSIAEGKVLTDPSASDAGISTIEGDVNTPRQAGVFFGIYYCMTGVHAIHILAGIGVLVWLLVRAIRQDFNRQYFGPVDYVGLYWHLVDLIWIYLFPLLYLIR; from the coding sequence ATGGCAACGATCGACTCAGTATCTTCTTCAACCGATGCTCACGCGGATGATTCGCATGGGCACGATCACGACCATCCGTCATGGTTGGCGCACCACTTTGAGACTCCGGAACAGCAATTTGACAGCGGCAAGCTGGGCATTTGGTTGTTCTTGGTCACTGAAATTTTGTTCTTCAGTGGGATGTTCTGTGCGTACGCCATCTTCCGAATGCTTCGGCCGGATGTGTTCGTCGGTTGCAGCGAGTTTTTGAACACCAAGCTGGGTGCAATCAACACCGGCGTGCTGCTGTTCAGTTCGTTGACAATGGCGTGGGCCGTTCGCTGCTCTCAAACCGAAGAACACAAGAAGTTGGTGGCGTTGATCGCGACGACGTTGTCTTGTGCGATGGTTTTCTTGGGTGTGAAGTCGATTGAGTATTCGCACAAATGGGGCATGGGACTGCTTCCTCCGGGATCGTACTTCTACAGTGCCGCCAATGAGCATCCGACCGCAAACCAGTTGGTTGAACAACACGGTTTCTCGGAGTCGATGGCGTACTTCCTGACACACAGTTTGTATTTCCTCTGCGCTCCGTTCGCAGTGATCGCTGCCGGCGTCTTTGTATGGCTGGTCATTTCGAAGTTGACCGGCAAGGACTTCCAGTACGCTTGTGCGAAGCCGTTGTTGGTCGTCGCCTTGAGCTTCTTTGGTGGCGTTGGATTGGGCACCTTGTTGGAGTCTGGGGGCGAGCATCATGACGGCGAACACGTTGCCGCAGCAGGCGATCACGCTGATGGAGCTCATGGTGAGGAGCACGCCGAACATGCCGGTGAAGATCACGATGAGACCGATCATTCGCACGTGGTTGCTGCTGGCGATCATTCGGCGGAATCTGAGTCCGCGATGGTCGAGACCCCACTGGGAGACGATTACGCGGCGGTGAAGTTGCTGGCCGAAAACGAAACCAACACCGGTCTGAAGGACTTGGTCGTCGCCGAGCAAACTCAGCAATCGATTGCCGAGGGCAAAGTCCTGACGGACCCGTCCGCAAGTGACGCGGGTATTTCGACGATCGAAGGTGATGTCAACACTCCTCGCCAAGCGGGTGTGTTCTTTGGCATCTACTACTGCATGACCGGCGTTCACGCGATTCACATTTTGGCTGGTATCGGTGTTCTGGTTTGGTTGTTGGTTCGTGCCATCCGCCAGGATTTCAACCGCCAGTACTTTGGTCCAGTCGACTACGTCGGTCTTTATTGGCACTTGGTCGACTTGATTTGGATCTATCTGTTCCCATTGCTGTACCTGATTCGCTAG